Proteins encoded by one window of Gordonia jinghuaiqii:
- a CDS encoding ParB/RepB/Spo0J family partition protein produces the protein MSQRDTAQRRGGLGRGLAALIPTGPTEDQSSTPRLGNAAADVVLGKGPSSPAGASQKAESTAESTVEGTAPLSAEEVGAVYRELPPKQIQPNPSQPRTVFDDDAMSELVHSIREFGLMQPIVVRRLKTPTADGVGYQIVMGERRWRASQEAGLEAIPAIVRETPDGDMLRDALLENIHRAQLNPLEEAAAYQQLLEEFGVTHEELAARLGRSRPLISNMIRLLKLPIPVQRRVAAGVLSAGHARALLSLETGSEAQEALAARIVAEGLSVRATEEAVTLANRGDGPDPKAPAQKRRPMQMPGLQDLAERLSDSLDTRVTVSLGKRKGKIVVEFGSVDDLERIVQFINPNK, from the coding sequence ATGAGTCAGCGCGATACCGCACAACGACGCGGCGGACTCGGCCGGGGCCTGGCCGCGCTCATACCGACAGGACCCACCGAGGACCAGAGCAGTACGCCGCGCCTCGGAAATGCGGCCGCTGATGTCGTCCTCGGCAAGGGTCCCTCCTCCCCCGCCGGCGCATCTCAGAAGGCGGAGTCGACGGCGGAGAGCACCGTCGAAGGCACTGCACCGCTGAGCGCAGAAGAGGTCGGCGCGGTCTACCGGGAGCTCCCTCCGAAGCAGATCCAGCCCAATCCCAGCCAGCCCCGCACGGTGTTCGACGACGATGCGATGTCGGAACTGGTGCATTCGATCCGCGAATTCGGGCTCATGCAGCCCATCGTCGTGCGCCGACTCAAGACGCCGACGGCCGACGGGGTCGGCTACCAGATCGTCATGGGAGAGCGCCGCTGGCGTGCCAGCCAGGAGGCCGGGCTCGAGGCGATCCCTGCGATCGTCCGCGAGACGCCCGACGGCGACATGCTCCGAGATGCCCTCCTGGAGAACATCCACCGAGCGCAGCTGAATCCCCTCGAAGAGGCCGCGGCGTACCAGCAGCTCCTCGAAGAGTTCGGCGTGACACACGAAGAGCTCGCGGCTCGACTGGGCCGGTCCCGGCCGCTCATCAGCAACATGATCAGGTTGCTCAAATTGCCGATCCCGGTGCAACGACGTGTCGCTGCGGGCGTACTGTCCGCCGGCCACGCCCGCGCCTTGCTGTCACTCGAAACCGGAAGCGAGGCCCAAGAGGCACTCGCCGCACGGATCGTCGCCGAGGGTCTGTCGGTCCGGGCGACCGAGGAGGCGGTGACGCTGGCCAACCGTGGCGACGGGCCGGACCCCAAGGCGCCCGCGCAGAAGCGGCGGCCGATGCAGATGCCGGGACTGCAGGATCTCGCGGAGAGACTGTCCGACAGTCTGGACACCAGGGTTACAGTCAGTCTAGGGAAGAGAAAAGGGAAGATCGTCGTGGAGTTCGGTTCGGTCGATGACTTGGAACGCATCGTTCAGTTCATCAATCCGAACAAGTGA
- a CDS encoding ParA family protein, whose product MVDQDPNVSRETSTGRRRSAAAAAPLADTPIAMAAERASQVLTPGGAGQLPRPPHTRIMTVANQKGGVGKTTTAVNLAAGLALRGLRVLVVDLDPQGNASTALGIDHRAEDIASVYELLLGEVTLREAIQESPSQQGLFCVPATLDLAGAEIELVSLVARENRLRNALSDEVLSEYQIDYVFIDCPPSLGLLTVNAMVAAREVLIPIQCEYYALEGVGQLLRNIELVQAHLNRDLHVSTIVLTMYDGRTKLADQVAEEVRRHFGDKVLSTIIPRSVKVSEAPGYGMTIIEYDPGSRGAMSYMDAAREVALRGVEGSQA is encoded by the coding sequence GTGGTCGATCAGGACCCCAACGTTTCACGTGAAACATCAACCGGGCGGAGGCGCTCCGCGGCAGCTGCCGCACCGCTCGCCGACACGCCGATCGCCATGGCGGCTGAACGGGCCAGTCAGGTGCTGACTCCCGGCGGCGCCGGACAGCTCCCCCGGCCTCCCCACACCCGAATCATGACAGTCGCCAACCAGAAGGGCGGAGTGGGTAAGACGACCACCGCCGTCAACCTGGCCGCGGGGCTGGCTCTCCGAGGCCTCCGTGTGCTCGTCGTGGACCTCGACCCTCAGGGCAACGCAAGTACCGCTCTGGGCATCGATCACCGCGCCGAGGACATCGCGTCGGTGTACGAACTACTCCTCGGCGAGGTCACTCTGAGAGAGGCGATTCAGGAGTCACCGAGCCAGCAGGGATTGTTCTGCGTACCGGCGACTCTCGATCTGGCCGGCGCCGAGATCGAACTCGTATCGCTTGTGGCGCGCGAGAACCGCCTTCGTAACGCACTGTCCGACGAAGTGCTCAGTGAATATCAGATCGATTACGTGTTCATCGACTGCCCTCCGTCACTCGGACTGCTGACCGTCAACGCGATGGTCGCGGCCCGCGAGGTGTTGATCCCGATCCAGTGCGAGTACTACGCGCTCGAGGGTGTCGGTCAGTTGCTGCGCAACATCGAACTCGTGCAGGCGCACCTGAACCGCGATCTCCATGTTTCGACAATCGTCCTGACGATGTACGACGGCCGCACCAAGCTGGCCGACCAGGTGGCCGAGGAAGTACGCCGCCACTTCGGGGACAAGGTGCTGAGCACGATCATCCCCCGCAGCGTGAAGGTGTCCGAAGCGCCCGGTTATGGCATGACGATCATCGAATACGATCCCGGCTCGCGCGGGGCGATGAGCTACATGGATGCAGCGCGCGAAGTCGCGCTGCGCGGTGTGGAAGGCTCCCAAGCGTGA